One Peribacillus simplex NBRC 15720 = DSM 1321 genomic region harbors:
- a CDS encoding pyridoxal phosphate-dependent aminotransferase: MVQFEKSRQLQDLPKQFFASLVAKVNAITAQGHDVINLGQGNPDQPTPEHIVKSLQSAAEKTINHKYSPFRGHQYLKDAAAVFYEREYGVKLDPNTEVAILFGGKAGLVELPQCLLNPGDTILVPDPGYPDYLSGVVLAQAKTELMPLTEENDFLPKYNDIHKEVLDKAKMMFLNYPNNPTGASATESFFDETVSFAKDHSICVVHDFAYGAIGFDGKKPISFLQAEGAKDVGIEIYTLSKTYNMAGWRVGFAVGNKSVIEALELLQDHLYVSLFPAIQEAAASALLDSQSCVKQLVQMYEGRRNVFIEGLRAIGWDVKAPAASFFAWLKVPKGFTSESFADYLLTHAHVAVAAGNGFGEFGEGYVRVGLLTSEERLKEAVERIRKLNLF; the protein is encoded by the coding sequence ATGGTGCAATTTGAAAAATCCAGACAGCTTCAGGACCTGCCCAAGCAGTTTTTTGCTTCACTAGTCGCAAAAGTCAATGCGATCACGGCGCAAGGACATGATGTCATTAATTTAGGCCAGGGAAACCCTGATCAGCCGACGCCAGAACATATCGTGAAAAGTTTGCAGTCTGCCGCTGAAAAAACGATTAATCATAAATATTCGCCATTCCGGGGACATCAATATTTAAAAGATGCTGCTGCCGTCTTTTATGAACGTGAATACGGTGTCAAGCTGGATCCGAATACTGAAGTGGCGATTCTCTTCGGGGGAAAGGCAGGCCTTGTCGAACTGCCGCAGTGTTTATTGAATCCAGGCGATACGATCCTAGTTCCAGATCCCGGCTATCCGGATTATCTTTCCGGTGTTGTTTTAGCCCAGGCAAAGACCGAACTGATGCCCTTGACAGAAGAAAATGATTTTCTTCCGAAATACAATGACATACATAAAGAAGTTCTTGATAAAGCCAAAATGATGTTTTTGAACTATCCCAATAATCCCACAGGTGCTTCTGCAACTGAAAGTTTCTTTGATGAAACCGTCTCCTTTGCTAAAGACCATTCAATTTGCGTGGTCCACGATTTCGCCTATGGGGCGATAGGATTCGACGGAAAAAAACCGATAAGCTTTCTCCAGGCGGAGGGAGCGAAGGATGTAGGAATAGAAATATACACATTATCGAAAACATACAATATGGCAGGGTGGAGAGTTGGCTTCGCAGTAGGGAATAAGAGTGTAATAGAAGCTCTTGAACTATTACAAGACCATCTTTATGTGAGTCTCTTCCCGGCGATACAAGAAGCTGCGGCAAGCGCTTTGCTTGACTCGCAGAGCTGTGTAAAGCAGTTAGTGCAGATGTACGAGGGGCGAAGGAATGTTTTCATTGAGGGATTGAGGGCAATTGGCTGGGATGTCAAAGCTCCTGCGGCATCGTTTTTTGCCTGGCTCAAAGTTCCTAAAGGTTTTACGTCCGAGAGTTTTGCAGACTATTTATTAACGCATGCCCACGTAGCTGTTGCCGCAGGGAATGGATTCGGTGAATTTGGCGAAGGTTACGTCAGGGTAGGGCTACTTACTTCGGAAGAACGGCTGAAAGAGGCTGTGGAACGGATACGTAAATTAAACTTATTTTAA